A genomic stretch from Salarias fasciatus chromosome 18, fSalaFa1.1, whole genome shotgun sequence includes:
- the kcnmb2a gene encoding calcium-activated potassium channel subunit beta-2: MFFVAGAKNSAGASGGGERRSIYQKFREVDLLDKKKTVTALKPGEDRAILLGLGMILSSVMMYFVLGITVLRAYADSVWTEEGVCVVLNSTVTADMNCSYNCGSDCWRVSKYPCLQVYVSVNNTGRVSRLSHNEETQDASSECVYVPRCQKDSAAMHAVIMNISDRLKVNQQVVCYYDPGEQQEAVLLTRLYDHGVVFHSLLWPSCMLTGGALIILMVKLTQYLSRLCEEIGKIKR, encoded by the exons ATGTTCTTTGTGGCAGGGGCCAAAAATTCAGCGGGAGCCAGCGGAGGAGGTGAAAGGAG GTCAATTTACCAGAAATTTCGAGAGGTTGATTTATTGGACAAGAAAAAGACGGTGACGGCTCTGAAGCCGGGAGAGGACCGAGCCATTCTCCTGGGACTGGGAATGATCCTGTCTTCAGTCATGATGTATTTTGTCCTGGGTATCACCGTATTACGCGCCTATGCAGACAG CGTGTGGAcagaggagggtgtgtgtgttgttctcaaCTCCACGGTCACAGCAGACATGAACTGTTCCTACAACTGTGGCTCGGACTGCTGGAGGGTGTCCAAATACCCCTGTCTGCAGGTCTATGTGAGCGTCAACAACACGGGCCGTGTCAGCCGTTTATCTCACAATGAAGAGACCCAGGATGCCAGCTCTGAA tgtgtgtatgtgcccAGGTGCCAGAAGGACAGCGCGGCCATGCACGCCGTGATCATGAACATTTCCGACCGTCTGAAGGTGAACCAGCAGGTCGTCTGCTACTATGACCCCggcgagcagcaggaggccgTTCTCCTGACCCGGCTGTACGACCACGGCGTCGTCTTCCACTCGCTGCTCTGGCCCTCCTGCATGCTCACGGGGGGAGCCCTCATCATCCTGATGGTGAAGCTCACGCAGTACCTCTCCAGACTGTGCGAGGAGATCGGGAAGATCAAGAGGTGA
- the LOC115405185 gene encoding phosphatidylinositol 4,5-bisphosphate 3-kinase catalytic subunit alpha isoform: protein MPPRPSSGELWGMHLMPPSILVDCLLPNGMILTLECLREATLITVKHELFKEARKYPLYHLLQEESSYIFVSVTQEAEREEFYDETRRLCDLRLFQAFLKVIEPVGNREEKILNREIGFAIGMPICEFELVKDPEVQDFRRNILNVCKEAVDLRDSNGPHSRALYVYPPNVESSAELPRHIYNKLDKGQIIVVIWVIVSPSNDKQKYTLKINHDYVPEQVIAEAIRKKTRSMLLSQEQLKMCVQEYQGKYILKVCGCDEYLLEKYPLSQYKYVRSCIMLGRMPNLMLMAKDSLYSQLPMDNFTMPSYARRISTATPYMNGETATKCLWTINGTLRIKILCATYVNVNIRDIDKIYVRTGIYHGGEQLCDNVNTQRVPCSNPRWNEWLNYDMYIPEIPRAARLCLSICSVKGRKGAKEEHCPLAWGNINLFDYTHTLVAGKMALNLWPVPHGLEDLLNPIGVTGSNPNKETPCLELEFDHFSCPVKFPDMTTIEDHANWNISRELGFNYCHTGLSNRLARDNPLTDTDNDQLRQVCNRDPLSEITEQEKDFLWRHRHDCTNMPEILPKILLAVKWNSRDEVAQMYCLLKDWPAIKPEQAMELLDCNFPDPMIRDFAVKCLEKYLTDDKLSQYLIQLVQVLKYEQYLDNPLARFLLKKALTNQRIGHFFFWHLKSEMHNKTVSQRFGLLLESYCRACGMYLKHLSRQVEAMEKLINLTDLLKQEKKDEAQKVQMKFLVEQMRRPDYMDALQSFTSPLNPAHQLGNLRLEECRMMSSAKRPLWLNWENPDMMSELLFQNNEIIFKNGDDLRQDMLTLQIIRIMENIWQNQGLDLRMLPYGCLSIGDCVGLIEVVRNSHTIMQIQCKGGLKGALQFNSHTLHQWLKDKNKGEMYDQAIDLFTRSCAGYCVATFILGIGDRHNSNIMVKDDGQLFHIDFGHFLDHKKKKFGYKRERVPFVLTQDFLIVISKGTQECTKTREFERFQEMCYKAYLAIRQHANLFINLFSMMLGSGMPELQSFDDIAYIRKTLALDKSEQEALDYFMKQMNDAHHGGWTTKMDWIFHTIRQQAMK, encoded by the exons ATGCCTCCCAGACCCTCATCAGGAGAACTATGGGGGATGCACTTGATGCCCCCCAGCATCCTAGTGGACTGCCTTCTGCCAAATGGCATGATTCTCACGTTGGAGTGCCTCCGGGAGGCCACACTCATCACAGTTAAGCATGAGCTTTTCAAAGAGGCCAGGAAGTACCCTCTCTaccatctgctgcaggaggagagctcCTACATCTTTGTCAGCGTCACTCAAGAGGCAGAGCGGGAGGAGTTTTACGATGAGACCAGGAGGTTGTGCGATCTCAGGCTTTTCCAGGCCTTCCTCAAAGTCATCGAGCCAGTGGGcaacagagaagagaagattcTCAACAGAGAGATCG GTTTTGCCATTGGAATGCCCATATGTGAGTTTGAGCTGGTGAAAGATCCAGAAGTGCAGGATTTCAGAAGGAACATCTTAAATGTTTGCAAAGAAGCGGTGGACCTCCGAGACAGTAACGGGCCCCACAGCAGAGCTTTATACGTCTACCCTCCCAACGTGGAATCGTCAGCAGAGCTCCCCAGGCACATCTATAACAAGCTCGACAAAG gTCAAATCATCGTGGTCATTTGGGTCATTGTCTCACCCAGCAATGACAAACAGAAGTACACCCTGAAGATCAATCACGATTATGTGCCAGAGCAGGTGATCGCCGAAGCCATCCGGAAAAAGACGCGCAGCATGCTGCTCTCCCAGGAGCAGTTAAAGATGTGTGTGCAAGAATATCAGGGAAAGTACATCCTCAAAGTCTGCGGCTGTGATGAATACTTACTGGAGAAATACCCTCTGAGTCAGTACAAG TATGTGCGCAGCTGTATCATGCTGGGAAGGATGCCCAACTTGATGCTGATGGCAAAAGACAGTTTATATTCCCAACTGCCCATGGACAACTTCACTATGCCGTCTTATGCGAGGCGAATATCCACTGCGACGCCCTACATGAACGGGGAAACCGCCACCAAGTGTCTGTGGACTATCAATGGAACGCTGCGAATCAAAATACTGTGCGCCACTTACGTCAATGTTAACATCCGAGACATCGACAAG ATTTACGTCAGGACCGGGATCTATCACGGTGGAGAGCAGTTGTGCGACAACGTCAACACCCAGCGCGTGCCATGTTCGAACCCCAG GTGGAACGAGTGGCTGAACTACGACATGTACATTCCAGAAATTCCCCGGGCTGCCCGGCTCTGCCTCTCCATCTGCTCTGTCAAAGGAAGGAAGGGAGCTAAGGAG GAGCACTGTCCCCTCGCCTGGGGCAACATCAACCTGTTTGACTACACCCACACGCTCGTCGCAGGGAAGATGGCTCTCAACCTGTGGCCCGTCCCACATGGCCTGGAGGACCTGCTCAACCCCATCGGCGTCACCGGCTCAAACCCCAACAAG gaaacccCCTGCCTGGAGCTGGAGTTCGATCATTTCAGTTGTCCCGTCAAGTTCCCGGACATGACCACCATCGAGGACCACGCCAACTGGAACATCTCCAGAGAGCTTGGCTTTAACTACTGCCACACCGGTTTA AGTAACAGACTGGCACGAGACAATCCCCTGACCGACACTGACAATGATCAGCTCCGGCAAGTGTGTAACAGAGATCCGCTGTCTGAAATCACTGAGCAGGAGAAGGACTTCCTGTGGCGGCACAG GCATGACTGCACCAACATGCCAGAGATCCTTCCCAAGATCCTCCTGGCCGTGAAATGGAACTCCAGAGATGAGGTTGCACAG ATGTATTGCCTTCTGAAGGACTGGCCCGCTATCAAGCCAGAACAAGCCATGGAGTTGCTGGATTGCAACTTCCCCGATCCCATGATCAGAGATTTTGCCGTAAAGTGCCTTGAGAAATATCTGACTGATGACAAACTCTCACAGTACCTTATTCAACTGGTTCAG GTTTTGAAATACGAGCAGTACCTCGATAACCCTCTCGCACGCTTCCTGCTGAAAAAGGCACTAACCAATCAGAGGATAGGACATTTCTTCTTCTGGCATTTAAA GTCAGAGATGCACAACAAGACGGTGAGTCAGCGCTtcggcctgctgctggagtcctACTGCCGGGCCTGCGGCATGTATCTGAAGCACCTGAGCAGGCAGGTGGAGGCCATGGAGAAGCTCATCAATCTGACCGACCTCCTCAAACAGGAGAAGAAAGACGAGGCGCAGAAG GTTCAGATGAAGTTCCTGGTGGAGCAGATGAGAAGGCCCGACTACATGGACGCCCTGCAAAGCTTCACCTCCCCTCTGAATCCAGCGCATCAGCTGGGAAACCTCCG CCTGGAGGAATGCAGGATGATGTCTTCAGCAAAACGACCTCTGTGGCTCAACTGGGAGAATCCGGACATGATGTCGGAGCTGCTCTTTCAGAACAACGAAATCATCTTCAAGAATGGAGATg ATCTGAGGCAGGACATGCTGACGCTGCAGATCATTAGGATAATGGAGAACATCTGGCAGAACCAGGGCCTTGATCTCAG GATGCTGCCGTACGGCTGTCTGTCCATCGGCGACTGCGTGGGCTTGATCGAGGTGGTGAGGAACTCACACACCATCATGCAAATCCAGTGTAAAGGAGGCCTGAAGGGGGCGCTGCAGTTCAACAGCCACACGCTGCACCAGTGGCTCAAAGACAAGAACAAGGGAGAAAT GTACGACCAGGCCATCGATCTGTTCACGCGCTCGTGCGCCGGCTACTGCGTCGCCACCTTCATCCTGGGCATCGGCGACAGGCACAACAGCAACATCATGGTGAAGGATGACGGGCAG CTGTTCCACATCGACTTCGGCCATTTCCTCGaccacaagaagaagaagtttggATACAAGAGGGAACGCGTTCCCTTTGTTCTCACGCAGGACTTCCTGATTGTCATCAGCAAAGGAACGCAAGAGTGCACCAAAACCAGGGAGTTTGAAAG GTTCCAGGAGATGTGCTACAAGGCGTACCTGGCGATCCGGCAGCACGCCAACCTCTTCATCAACCTGTTCTCCATGATGCTGGGCTCCGGGATGCCCGAGCTGCAGTCCTTCGACGACATCGCCTACATCAGGAAGACGCTGGCCCTGGACAAGTCGGAGCAGGAGGCTCTGGACTACTTCATGAAGCAGATGAACGACGCCCACCACGGCGGCTGGACCACCAAGATGGACTGGATCTTCCACACCATTCGCCAGCAGGCCATGAAGTGA